The following are encoded together in the Mesoplodon densirostris isolate mMesDen1 chromosome 2, mMesDen1 primary haplotype, whole genome shotgun sequence genome:
- the FAM131C gene encoding protein FAM131C, giving the protein MSLCYWVESGWQGQEGKQVTVDLLTSTHKDCPMPQGTAPLNPDLPSSRPPIVAPDHVTGKDKQMDFCWDPWQRCFQTTNGYLSDSRSCSSNYNVAALATSSLVGVVQSIKDHITKPTAMARGRVAHLIEWKGWSAQRSGWEPPAAADEHYRCLPDELREARFAAGVAEQFAITEATLSAWSSLDDEELHPENGPQDIIQLQDLESIYLQDSLLSVPSQDDSLLAFSSPDGWPSPDKPPTTASGPQPPSPEQQHWQRLLGAPGPEGGARLQGSLPSVDSGSLSEEEDEVFYN; this is encoded by the exons ATGTCCCTGTGCTACTGGGTGGAGAGTGGATGGCAGGGCCAGGAGGGGAAGCAGGTGACTGTTG attTGCTCACAAGTACCCACAAGGACTGCCCCATGCCCCAGGGCACGGCCCCCCTGAACCCAGACTTGCCCTCCAGCCGCCCACCCATCGTGGCTCCAGACCATGTCACTGGCAAG GACAAACAGATGGATTTCTGTTGGGATCCTTGGCAG AGGTGCTTCCAGACCACCAACGGCTACCTGTCCGACTCCAGATCCTGCTCCAGCAACTACAACGTGGCAGCCCTGGCCACCTCGTCCCTTGTGG GAGTGGTACAGAGCATCAAGGACCACATCACAAAGCCCACGGCCATGGCGCGTGGCCGCGTGGCCCATCTCATCGAGTGGAAGGGCTGGAGTGCCCAGCGCTCAGGCTGGGAGCCGCCCGCAGCCGCGGACGAGCATTACCGCTGCCTCCCCGATGAGCTGCGTGAGGCCCGCTTTGCCGCAG GGGTTGCCGAGCAGTTTGCCATCACGGAGGCCACGCTGAGTGCCTGGTCCTCGCTGGACGACGAGGAGCTGCACCCAGAGAACGGCCCCCAGGACATCATCCAGCTACAGG ACCTGGAGAGCATCTACCTTCAGGACAGTCTTCTGAGTGTCCCCTCGCAGGATGACAGTCTTCTGGCCTTCTCCTCCCCCGATGGATGGCCCTCACCTGACAAGCCCCCCACCACAGCCTCTGGCCCGCAGCCCCCCAGCCCCGAACAGCAGCACTGGCAGCGGCTACTGGGGGCCCCGGGGCCCGAGGGTGGGGCCCGCCTGCAGGGCTCCCTCCCGTCGGTGGACAGTGGCTCCCTCtcggaggaggaggacgaggtgTTCTATAACTGA